The following nucleotide sequence is from Diospyros lotus cultivar Yz01 chromosome 3, ASM1463336v1, whole genome shotgun sequence.
catattttaaaattttaaattttgttagttactttaaattttttaaaacttgtCATAGGATAACCTTAAAACTTAAGAAAGAGggattaattaagtaaaatttgaaatttaattaagtgTTTGAATTAAAGAAGTGAAATTTCgaaaatttggaggaaaaaaatgaaattacgAAGTGATAAGTGGAAGTGGAGCCCATCAAACAcgaataagaaaaataaatggaaaagagTCAAACGGAAGACCAAACCACAGATTTACGAGTCGATAAATAGCAGGTAGAACGTAGATATCATCGACAGTtcattcaaagaagaagaaagctgTCTTCTCTCGTCCTTGTAGTTGTCGCCTAGCCGCCCCGTCGAGATACACGGCCACAGCCATAGCCATGGCGCTGCAACTCTGGGAAACCCTCAAAGAATCGATCACAGTCTACACCGGTCTCTCTCCGGCCGCCTTCTTCACCGCTCTGGCCCTGGCTTTGGCCGTCTATTATGTGGTCTCCGCGCTGTTTGGATCCCCCGATCGTCAGTACGAGCGGTTGAGCAGGGCTTCCCAGGAGGAGATGCAGCCTCTTCCTCCTCCGGTTCAGGTCGGGGAGATCACCGAGGAGGAGTTGAAGGCCTACGATGGCACAGATCCACAGAAGCCGCTGCTTATGGCCATCAAGGGCCAGATCTATGATGTGTCGCAGAGCAGGTATATcgattgaaatttgaaatcccCCTCCGTGTTTAGAGAAACTGGATTTGTTTTTTGCATTTGGATTTCGTTTAATTGGGCGGTTTAGTGTATTTCATCGTGTTTTAGCTTCATCTATTTGAGTTTCATGATATCGATCCGGAGGATTTTTGTTATGCACCTAGATACTGTTTGATGTTGTGGccttttagtttatttttgtgGTATTTTTAACTTATTCCATTTGGATGTCAAGAACTTCAATAATATGACCTTTTCTAGGGCATAGTACTGTAATGGAATGTTTGCTAATGCTTCGTGTTTGAATATCAAGAATTTCGATCGATGATTTCTGTAGTTATTAGCGTGTAATTGTGATGAATTAGGAATATTCGCAGTTGAAATTTGGCATCTGTCcctttgttgtatttttgtataaagcAAGTCATTTTGGGTTCCTCTGCCCTTTGATTCTACCAGTTCTTTTTGTAAGTTTGGGTTCCTGCTGCTGGCTGGTTCTTTGACTTTTGAAAAGCATTTTACTTTTATGTGGTGCAAGCGAAGGGGCTTGCTTACTTTGGATTCCGTTTATGGGAATTATGCTTGAAGGGATACATAAAATTTACTTGGATTATTTAGCTTATATCAAATTGGTCATTTATGGTGGAAACATTTTAATTCCGTTTATGGGAATTATGTTTGAAGGGATACATAAAATTTGTTTGGATTATTTAGCTTATTGCAAATTGGTCATTTATGGTGGAAAcattttaatctcttttcttgctcctccatttataacaccccccccccccccccccccccccctctaaGTGTTTGCGagtttttcctttcttcatgGCGTTTGTGGTTGACTATCATTTGCTATCTTCTTTATCTGTAGAAGAATTTTGTGAAGAACCGATTAGGTGATACTTTTTTGGTAGTTAGATTCTACATGGAATTTTTCCGATCGTTACCTTTGTTCAGCTAGAATTTGTCTTGAATCATTTGGCGTTGCCGGTATTTCTTAGTTGTTCTATTGTTCCCCTGCTCTTTTTTGTCCTTGCACCTTCCAAGAGGAttctttttttaattgcactCGTATGTTATGATTAGTTTACTCTGCCCTTGGTTCCTCTACAGATGACTCGACAGACTTGGTTTGGCTGTTGTATTTGTGTTCGCCAGTAAACATAGTTTCTAATGTCTCTGTAACGAGTAGTACATCATGGTATAATGACACAGACACTGATTGGGTAACTTAGCCATATTTGTCGCATTATATGATGATTTTACCATACAAGATGAGCTTGGACACGAGTATAACTGAATCTTGCGGAAATCCATTTATGTAATACGGGCTTTATCGACATATTCCAATTCTCTAAGTTCAACATTTCTTCATCcaaatagaggaagaagaactacTGTTGTGGGCATAGCCTGCACAGattattagttttgtttttcttgtgaaaataacttaaaaaaggacttgtttatttctttcttccttccttctcttttctctattttttttctccctttctccTCCCCCATCCCTAGTATCCACACGCTATTTTTACTGGGTACTTATTTACAACACTTAAAATAAGCCATTGGTACTTGCAAGATGTTTAGTTTGATAGATAATGAATCTTCCTATTGACTTGCATTTTAATTGATCGCTTATTGCAGGATGTTTTATGGACCTGGGGGCCCTTATGCTCTATTTGCTGGAAAGGATGCTAGCAGGGCTCTAGCAAAGATGTCTTTTGAGGAGAAAGATCTAACTGGGGATATCTCTAGTCTTGGTCCATTTGAACTCGATGCATTACAGGACTGGGAGTACAAGTTCATGAGCAAGTATGTGAAAGTTGGGACTGTTAAGAAGACAGTACCAGTGACGGATGGATCATCCAGTGGCGAACCTGTTGAGGCAACCAATGACAATGTTGATGACAAGCCTGCAGGAAATGGCCCATCTGGGAGCACAGCTGCTGGACTTACAGAAAGCGCAGCTGCTGCTGACGCTGACAAAGAGTGATGATCAACGCCCCTCTGAACTGAAAATTCTCCAACGTGAAGATGCCAAGAAAGAGTTATATATGGGAGTGTTCCCGGAAGAAGTAAGTTTATTTTCCTAGTATAGAATTAGAATGTTCCTGCGGTAATCATACTGTAGTATTAAGGCTGTAACTTTCATCAAGAAAACAGAGATTTTAACTTCTGGGTGCATTATGTTGAATTGTTGGAGAATGTCGCCAGTGATTAAAAGTGAATAACAGATGCTGCATATTTGGAATTGACTCTTGGCCTCTGATTTTCTACTTGGAATTTCTTTTGATAGTTTGCCATCTTTTCTAGTGCCGGAGAAAATGCTTAATTGTTTTTGAACTGGCAGCAAGTGTGGAAGAAAAAGCCACCCAGCTGCCGTAATGGTGGGCTGGTGAATCCTGCCTATGGCAAAAGTTTGGCTGAAaccaaatataacaaaattttgaaccaTTGCCTCCACAACTTAAGGTGACGCTTGATAATGATAGGAACATTGTTTTCATCACCAGTTAATGGATGAAAAATTCCCGCTGCTACCATAGTATTAATTAGTAGCGGCATTAGAGTAAACGTACATTCATAAAGAGGGAATTGTGCAGATTTAGCAACTGCACTGCCAAATAAtaaaaacccaaaattttaaataataaactaaaatctCCTACTCGATTATATGAACAAACAAGCATTTGCCATAACAGGCCCTGTAAACCAAGAGtctatataattaatatcaaattaGAATTAAGAATTAGTAACTAATTAGAATGGGACGAGTCGAGGTCTCTAGATGAAttactcttaaatttttttaaaaaatataaatatatttatatataaagttgaaagattataaaaatgagtattctattttttagtgaaaaaatcaattatttaataaaaattaaaattaagaaataaaaaatattttttacaactGAAAGGCCCtaactttttcctttttgtaatttaccttttttgttatttaaagtTTAATCTATTCTTTTACTTAATTAGAATTTGTTTTAGTGCAATATCgtttgtttagttttttatttttatttttaaatttattcgtaaaatttaaaaaataaaaacaaaaaaccgaaaataaaattacaaattaaacccccctgttttaatttatatcttccATTTGTTTCCTTGTATATGTGCCCACCACATTTATGtagcatatatattatttggttgGATATCATCGCTTAATCATTATATCCACTTCCACCGCGATACCTGACCCAGAAAAGGggtagggagagagagagagagacttggaTACTGATGGCAGAGCCCAAGATCACTCTAACGGCGGCGTTGGCCACCCAAATATGCAACCAAATCAACTCCGTCTTCGCCAAGTCCACCTCAAGTCCACCGGCGCTGGACGTCATGCGGGAGGAggtcgccgccgccgccgcccggAACGCCCGAATCTTCGTCTACGGAGTGGGCCGAGAGGGCCTGATGCTCAAAGCCCTCTGCATGAGGCTGGCCCACCTGGGCCTCCAGGCCCACTGCGTCTTCGACATGACCGCTCCTCCCATCTCCGCCCCGGACCTCCTCATCGCCTCCGCGGGCCCGGGCGGCTTCTCCACAGTCGACGCCATCTGCGGCGTCGCCAGGTCATGCGGCGCCCGGATCCTTCTGCTCACGGCCCGGCCCGAGTCCGGATCGGCCGCGAAGTACGCGAGTGCGATCGGCTACATCCCGGCGCAGACCATGGCGGACGATGGGGGTGAGGCGGCGGAGGAAGGAGGATCTCGGCCGTTGCTTCCGATGGGGAGCGTGTACGAGGGGGCGATGTTCGTGTTGTTCGAGATGGTGGTGTTCCAATTGGCTGAGATATTGGATCAGAGCCCCGAGGCCGTCCGATCTCGTCACACCAATCTAGAGTGAGATGAGATGGGCGTGAAGCGATCTCAAGTTTATATATAtcactaaaaaattattagttagAGAGGATTGTTCCGTCGGATGACGTGTCTTAGTCTAATAAAATAAGGACGAGTGAGCACTTGGGTTTTATATCTCTCTATGTTACTTTTAATAGCTCACTCTCTATTTTCCATCTATTACTTGGAGAGTATTTAAGTAATAGTTCTACTAACTTAAAAAAGTTAGATTTGGTGACCAATTCATtcatatagaaaataattgaaCAAATTAACTGTAAGACAAATCTCAAGAGAAGGTTGTTTGAACTGCCATTGTGCGGTAACTGTACAATTAAATGTGTCTTATACTAAggcaaatctcaagaaaagattctaccattattattattatagaaattatgaagtaaatttgatttgtattattattattttcatattcttgGACAGTGGTAATTTTATATACTCTATTATTGTaaatttagagttttttttattaatataaaaacaataatataagggggggggggggggggggccgtGAAGGACAACAAGGAAGCTGCTTAAGTAATCCATGACGCAGTCCTTGTTGGCACGTTGCTTCCCCTCcaccaataaaaaaaatatatattatttttcacttggtataaaaaaatattattttggatgCCATATCACGAAGCCCCCAGTCGTGGTTTGTTGGAATGATTACAAGTGTAGAATATTTGTTCAATTGGcccaaaatatattattattattattattatatacttttagaaaaaatgaataataaatttaatattttacaaaataatccaatgCTATTTCCAATCTCATAAAAAGATCTTATAATACCCAGCAAAGTAATTTTTTAtggttcaaaaaattaaaataatactcACAATTACTCAAAACTCtacattaaataaaacaaaggcCTCGTCCCGccctattttaaaattaaaatattaactaaCATCACACTTTAACTATGAGTAATGTTAGGAGAAATGTTAGGTATCATCAattatgtatcatatttttattaaaaaaataatgacatGATACTTTTACTTtcaaccaataaaaaaaaatgcatcataACTTCTAAACATTACTCCTATAATCACTTAAATAAGTTCAGTTGACCTCGTCCTCTCAATTGCTTTGCTCCAGCTTGTCTTATAAGAGTTTTATTATAGGGATAGAAAATTTCATCGAAAGACTTACAAAATAGAGtcgaaaatatcaaaatactctaacttaaaatataaatttgcaaGGAATGCCACTACCCAGCCTTCGcatctctcttctctcccttctcccaTGGTCGCACGACCGCCGACCCCTACGCTGTCGCCTCACCTGGCCACCATCGCATCGTCGCCTCGCTGCCATCGCTTCGTCTATCATCGTTGCATCCTCCGATGGTCGGCAAGGTGATGACAATGACACGGCGAGGTGAAGGCAGTAGCGTCAGGGGTCGACGGTCGCGCGACCatgggagaagggagagagggGAAGGTTGAGCAAGGGCATTTGGGTCTTTTCGACCCCATTCAGTAAGCCTGCTTGTAAGCTCGTTGGACAAAATAGAATAATCCGTCTTATAAATAGATGAAGGATTAATTTGGAGcgatacgagagagagagagagagagagggatggcAAAGTTGTTTCTGATGCAAGCAAAGCATTAAGTGGATGGGCAGCCAAGTTATCCGACGGAGCTTTTCCAATTCATCGCTTCCAAAAATGCCATTCAACGTTCGCTTGTCCATGACGATTGGACAAGTGGATACgggaaatatatacaaaataaaaaatcaaatacaaagCGAAATTGTCAAATGTCATAataagttttcattttcctgaaaaaaatgaaaattgaattcaaaaaaataaatattattcccTAACTTTAATTCATTTGAGTTAATAAGGGCTTCGAGTGACTCAAAGGGGTTCCCAAAAGTTTGGTAGAGGCTGCCAAATGGGTCAGCCCGTTGGCAGTCATGGAGTGGGTCGGGCTGGGCCTTCACAGGCTCAGCTAGGTGGGTCGGGTCCATGTGAACATGATGAGTCGGCCTAATCTTCCCTACATTTATACCAAAACctcaacaaaatataatataatacaagtAATGATAATAGCCCAATATCATTCTCTCTAGTTGGCAGAGATCTATAAAAATGTGATAGCGAGCGATGCCAGTCAGAAGCAACTTGATTTTGCACCCAAGCTCCCCATTGTGTGCTGCCGATGCACTCCTCCCACCATGTCAATGGTCGAGCTCAAACCCAACATTGCAGCTGAGGCCAGCCTTGACCTTGTCACCGTTACTCAAGCTTTGTACTGGTTCAACCTACCCATCTTCTACCAGCAAGTCAAACGGTTGCTCAAGCCACCCCACGGAGTGATGGCAGCATGGGGCTACACCATACCTCAAATCAATGACAACTTTGACGCCATCTTTTTACTCCATTGATTGCGGTCCTTTTTGGATACACGGGGATTGATTTCCCATTTGAGCCTGTGGATGGAGTCGACCACACTGGGCCATTTGAGTTTGCTTATGAAAGGTTGATGAATTTGGACAATCTTTTGTTGTTCATAAAGTCATGGTCACCTATCAACTAGCAAAAGAGAAGGGGGTTGAGCTCTTGCCAGATGATGTGATCAACAATTTCAAGCGCACTTGGAGTGAAGATGGCAATGATATTAAGGTAGTCAAGTTTCCAATTCACTTGAGGATTGGAAGAGTTGGAAGTTTGATCCAGAATGAATGTTAGTTACAATTGTGATtcgaaatttaaatttgattgagattAGGACTCCTAATTcgattataattataattttaaatttaattatgattaaaatattagtcaaattcaattttaagttgaatttatttcatttgaaagaatattctcataaatcatgttttgATCAAGATATGATTTGttgtatacatttatatttatagatgattttagatctataaatagatgtTCAATGTCCAAAAATTAGTTACggttatatcatttttgttataacaatatttgtttagtaatattttatgtgtcacaatatcacttttatactagtaattatttatttaatgatattttatttttctacttgtaattttttttaatttgagtttttcacgaAAATTTTTATGTTCGTGTAAATATTATAGTTTAATAGTGGTTTATTCTAGATTCAATTTCGTAATAATGTTATTGACTAACTTGAGGCATCTGATCTCTGCCATTCAAGTcccttttaaaattatttaagcaAGTTGAATTTCAAGTTTAAAGTATCTAACctgtttataaaaaaaaaaattgtattgtatgagattttttttgtcatattatctgtattatttaaaatttaaatatataatgaaaCTAATGTTACATATTCTACaaaaatttgtgtttattttacataaatgagCTAAATTTAAGCTAAACcttcaattcaataatattctaAATAAACAAACTAAACTTCAATAATCTCAGTCTCAAAAAATTTGCAGCCTGACACGATCAAATGATTTATTAGAATAGAAGAAggttttgaattaaaatttacagAATTTTCAAACCCTATTaaggtttaaaaaaaataataattttgtgacttacaaaaaaaaaagaaaaaattaattttgtgaacctattttgaaaaaattacaattaaagaTTTTTTTGACGGTATGATGTGtattgtttaatattaaaataactaattttaaatgcTGTACATTCATGAGTTTGaaatcaagttttaaatttaaaatttataaaaaaaaaaaaaatcatatgaaaatcTCATAGTGCACATTTAATATAACTTGAACTCACGAATTGAACCTCAGTTTTAAACTTACTTGCTCAAGTTCAATATATAACactttaaacaaataaaaaatttaaatattttttttttataaatgtagCCGCCATTCCCATTATggctatattttgaaattaagaaTCATTATCCAGAAATATTATGTCAAAGTTAGCTAATTCTTTGTCTGTTGGGAGAGCCGTGGCCAAATTGGTTCCAAATTAGACGAGGCAGTCAAGGACAAGTAAGCTACCACGTAATGCATGACGCATTGCGTTGCTTCCTCTGAACCAATAATCTCTCACTGCTTTACAAATAGCTAGTGGGATCCGAAGCGAAACCAAacggagagagagaagagagagagagggagatggcaGAGTTGTTCTTGAGGCAAGGGAAGCATTACGCGGCCGGGCGGCCAAGTTATCCAGCGGAGCTTTTCCGATTCATCGCATCCAAAACGCCGTGCCACGACCTTGCATGGGATGTCGCCACTGGTACCGGTCAAGCCGCTTCATCGGTGAGCCTGATCTCCCCTTCACTCTACTTTCGATGATGACGTCCAAATGTCTTAAGAGTCTTAGTTTGAAAAATGGAAGACTAATGGGTcgtgatattattattattattattattattattcacatGCCCAAAAGGTCTATTTTGGGAGTGTTAATATCACCGCCCaggacaaattattttttacaaaattaaaagggaATCCCCTAGGGTACATTCCCAATCTGGTGTCTCCTTTGACAATCTCAAATAACTCTTCCAGTGATTGTCCATCCTTGATGAAGAGTGGATTTACTACGGTTTAAggtgagaaaagaaaaataaaaagaaaacaaaaattgtcATACATTAATTACAATAAGTTGGATAAAAGCTCAATTCGGTCTGACTTTTTTTAgagatttatcattttatttcataaaattttttctcAACTTAATAAATTGATCGGCTTTTACTATTTCATTAAAGAATTGTTAGTCATAGGGTTAAATTAAACAACTCACTTTGTAAAATATATGGgtgtatttgaaaaaaaaaaaaaagttcaagagTTGATTTGAACAGAAAAAAGGTTGGGAGGTTAGCccctaaatttttgtttttggctcAAATACACCTAGCTCCATAATTTACGAATAATTTTAGTCTAACCCTACATTATAAaggactaaaaaaaaaaaagagtttagaGGCTAAAATAACATATGGTGAAAAATAGAAGGtccaaattaaacttttatcctAATAAGTTTTCATGTTTTTTGAAATGAATTGAGGATTGactacaaaaataaaagttttgaaCCCTCTCAAactagaaattttattttttttagttttacaaaaacccaattagaagctattttctatttttgattcaaaatagtaaaactgaactacaaaatcaaaaaggaaaatCCTACCATACAAGACCATATATAAGATTACTGATGATATTACCCCATCATATATGTTTCTAGTTAGCTGGAATCTATAAGAATGTGATAGCTAGCGATGCCAGCCAGAAGCAACTTGATTTTGCGCCCAAGCTCCCTAACGTGCGCTACCAATGCACTCCTCCCACCATGTCCACGGCCGAGCTCAACACCTACATTGCAGCCGAGGGAAGCCTTGATCTTGTAACCATAGCTCAAGCCATGCACTGGTTCGATCTTCCTATTTTTTACCAGCAAGTCAAACGGTTGCTCAAGCCATCCCATGGAATCTTGGCTGCATGGTGCTACACCATGCCTGAAATCAATGACGGCTTCGACGCCATCTTCCGACAATTTTACTTGGTCGATTGTTCTCCTTTTTGCAATAGCGCACGTGAGCTTGTGGATAACAAATACACGACGATTGATTTTCCATTTGAGCCTGTGGATGGAACCGATCACACGGGGCCTTTTGAGTTTGCTTCTGAGAAGTTGATGGATTTGGACAACTTCTTGACATTCATAAGGTCATGGTCAGCGTATCAGAttgcaaaagaaaaagggatTGAGTTATTGACGGATGATCTGATCAACAATTTCAAGCGCGCTTGGAGTGAAGATGGCAATGATCGTAAGGTGCTAAAGTTTCCAATTCACTTGAGGATTGGAAAAGTTACAAGTTTGAACTAGCTAGAGTGATTGATTAAATGCTAGCTACTTGGAATTGAATCATGTTTTTTGTGTGCTCGTAAGAAATGgactataatttctttatagTTAATAAACCTttgttgttatattttgatgacatgTGTTTAATGGGAAATGGTTGTGGTGTGTAGATGGCACCAATGACACGAGCAACTGTCCGTAATTCCTAGTCGAGAAATGCTGGCCGAGAGGCCATAAGGAGGGGGCTTGAGTGTTATAAAGACATCCAAAGTCATTTAATTGGGTGAGAACTAGCTGGTGGTTGCCAAGTGGATGCCGAAGCGGCCAACTGGTTGAAAGCATTCATAGATTTGCACCCTCCAACGTTCAAATGACAGCTGGATGCTGATTCGAGCATAGCAGAGTATTGGGTTGAAGATGTTTATCAGTTGTTAGAATACATGGATTATCCTAAAGACCAATGGGTGAGATGCGCCACTTTTATATTCACCGAACAGGTCAGGGTATGGTGGTGATCGATAGCTGAGATGCTAAGAGAGCGGAATGCTCAGTTGGCGACTGTCGATGAGCAAGTACAACTGATAAGTTGGGAATAGTTTAGGGAAGCGTTTAACGAGAAGTATTATCCTCACGATTGGCAgattcaaaagaaacaaatttcaTGGAACTCAAGCAACAGTCTCACCTAACGGTGTCACAGTATGAAAATGAATTTGTGAAGTTGTTGAAATATATTCCAACTTATATGTTGTCAGAGGTTGATAAGATAGAGCGATTTATGCAAGGGTTATGTCCGGAGGTACATCGAGGGATGAACTACGTTGAGGCCCATACTTTTCGTGAAGCTGTGGCTAGGGCCGTGAATATTGAAAAGAGACTAATGAATTATGGGGAGATCACTCGAGCAAAGGAACCGTCCAATGAAGGGCTAAAGAAAGTTGTGCCAAAGTAGGAATATCAGTTTACTCGCCCGGGGGCAGGTAAATTTAAGAAGGAATTAAGAGCATGCCCCAAATGTCATAAACCTTATCGATGGAATCTTCCCTGCAGAATTCTCAGAGCCACCAAGGAGTGCTATCACTGTGGTGAGATGGGACATATTGTCCGAAATTGTTCGAAATGGTTAGAGACGAACACTGTTAAGATAGAGGGGTTTAGAGGAAACCAATAGTATGCTTTAATTGCAATACACCAGGGCACATAACTTCCTGGTGTCTCTAACGTGGAAAGACTGGACCGCCGAGATCAACCAGGGAAGAAGCACGAGCGGCAACTAAGAGGGTGTTCAATCTGACCAAAGTGGACGCGACAGCAAACCCACAAGTGATTGAAGGTACGTTTCTTGTTCAAgatatatgtatgcatacatTGATAGACTTAGGAGCCAACCACTCATTTATATCATATGCCGCAGTAAAATGTGCAGAATTAAGCACCAAAGAGTCCATTGTACCTATGAGTGTGCAAACCCAAATGGGAACTTGGTTTTGTTCACAACGGATAATGCCAGAGTGTCCAATTACGATAAGGGAAACCATATTTCTAGTGGACTTGAACTTGTTGGAGATCCAAGATTTCGATATTATACTAAGAATGGATTTCCTATCCCAAAACCAAGCTCAGCTGGACTGCGGGAAATGAGCAGTCAAACTAATTGGACCTGATAAACAGATTGTAAAATTTGTCGGGACCCAAGTAGGGAAACCCTTGAAAATTGTATCTGCATTAAGAGTTAAAAAATGTCTAGAAAAAAGGGCCCTGGGGTACGCAATGTAGGTGGTGACTAATGGAAAAGCATAGAGAAAATGTGAGGATGTTGAAATTGTAAGGGAGTACCTGGATGTATTCCCAAAGGATTTGCCGAGTCTACCACCTAACAGAGAAATTGAGTTTGCCATTGGCTTACCTCCTGAAGCTCAATCTCGACCGATATCTATCCCTCTATATAGATTGGCCCCAGCAGAACTGCGAGAGCTTAAGGTTCAATTGCAAGATTTActagaaaagggttttattcGCCCCAATATATCGCCCTGGGGTACACCTGTATTGTTTGTATGAAAGAAAGATGGTAGTCTGAGAATGTGCATTGACTATCGTGCTCTAAATAAGGTTACaataaagaataagtaccctTTGCCCCGGATTGATGACCTATTTGATTAGTTACACGGAGCTCggattttctccaaaattgatTTACGATCAGGGTATTATCAATTGAGAATAAAAGATG
It contains:
- the LOC127797749 gene encoding uncharacterized protein LOC127797749; this encodes MAEPKITLTAALATQICNQINSVFAKSTSSPPALDVMREEVAAAAARNARIFVYGVGREGLMLKALCMRLAHLGLQAHCVFDMTAPPISAPDLLIASAGPGGFSTVDAICGVARSCGARILLLTARPESGSAAKYASAIGYIPAQTMADDGGEAAEEGGSRPLLPMGSVYEGAMFVLFEMVVFQLAEILDQSPEAVRSRHTNLE
- the LOC127797748 gene encoding membrane steroid-binding protein 1; this encodes MALQLWETLKESITVYTGLSPAAFFTALALALAVYYVVSALFGSPDRQYERLSRASQEEMQPLPPPVQVGEITEEELKAYDGTDPQKPLLMAIKGQIYDVSQSRMFYGPGGPYALFAGKDASRALAKMSFEEKDLTGDISSLGPFELDALQDWEYKFMSKYVKVGTVKKTVPVTDGSSSGEPVEATNDNVDDKPAGNGPSGSTAAGLTESAAAADADKE
- the LOC127797910 gene encoding uncharacterized protein LOC127797910, translated to MAELFLRQGKHYAAGRPSYPAELFRFIASKTPCHDLAWDVATGTGQAASSLAGIYKNVIASDASQKQLDFAPKLPNVRYQCTPPTMSTAELNTYIAAEGSLDLVTIAQAMHWFDLPIFYQQVKRLLKPSHGILAAWCYTMPEINDGFDAIFRQFYLVDCSPFCNSARELVDNKYTTIDFPFEPVDGTDHTGPFEFASEKLMDLDNFLTFIRSWSAYQIAKEKGIELLTDDLINNFKRAWSEDGNDRKVLKFPIHLRIGKVTSLN